Proteins from a single region of Oreochromis niloticus isolate F11D_XX linkage group LG7, O_niloticus_UMD_NMBU, whole genome shotgun sequence:
- the naif1 gene encoding nuclear apoptosis-inducing factor 1, which translates to MASVAKKRKMNFSEREVEIIVEEIEKQKHTLVNHFNAGVTHMAKNNAWMDILKKVNQVTTCPRELPEVKKKWSDMKTEVRRKVAQARAAIEGTSADCTPVPVILTAMQQRICNLLGEATIISLPAGDSDAEISLPVTVNAAATVTLTEALPAGAGTVCDNSKQLHAETTYHTLEDGGVVEYCTTTEGDSAPTVVAAVEGPVEMLASSSASPPPPQSQAKPQELKSRIALNSARLLQEQRVTNVHIRQIAQHLEGQNELLQMMRRSQEAQAFAQERQAQALEGTQAALLALVQMLRPALKDLRKFLQSGSEAANASSSVATPATGATIDGAAMEEQSRPKTPPLPTQQTEEAQ; encoded by the exons ATGGCATCGGTggccaaaaagagaaaaatgaattTCTCGGAGAGGGAGGTGGAAATTATAGTGGAAGAAATAGAGAAACAAAAGCACACACTGGTTAACCACTTCAATGCCGGAGTCACACACATGGCCAAGAATAACGCGTGGATGGACATCCTGAAAAAGGTGAACCAGGTCACCACCTGTCCGCGCGAGCTGCCCGAGGTGAAGAAGAAGTGGTCCGACATGAAGACGGAGGTCCGGCGGAAGGTGGCCCAAGCGCGGGCTGCCATCGAGGGAACGTCCGCGGACTGCACTCCAGTTCCCGTCATCCTCACCGCCATGCAGCAGCGGATCTGTAACCTGCTGGGAGAGGCCACCATCATCAGCCTACCTGCGGGAGACTCGGATGCTGAGATCTCCTTACCTGTAACCGTCAACGCCGCCGCCACCGTCACTCTGACGGAGG CTCTTCCAGCCGGTGCCGGGACAGTCTGTGACAACTCAAAGCAGCTGCACG CTGAGACGACATACCACACTCTGGAGGATGGCGGCGTGGTGGAGTACTGCACCACCACTGAGGGCGATTCCGCCCCGACTGTGGTGGCCGCGGTCGAGGGTCCTGTGGAGATGCTGGCCTCGTCTTCTGCTTCCCCACCACCGCCTCAGAGTCAGGCCAAACCACAGGAGCTGAAGAGCCGCATTGCTCTGAACTCCGCCCGCCTGCTGCAGGAGCAGCGAGTCACCAACGTGCACATCCGCCAGATTGCCCAGCACCTGGAGGGCCAGAATGAGCTGCTGCAGATGATGCGACGCTCCCAGGAGGCGCAGGCGTTTGCCCAGGAGAGGCAAGCTCAGGCACTGGAGGGCACGCAGGCCGCACTGCTCGCGTTGGTGCAGATGCTCCGACCGGCTCTCAAAGACCTGAGGAAGTTTCTGCAGAGCGGGTCTGAGGCGGCGAACGCCAGTAGCTCTGTGGCGACGCCGGCGACTGGAGCAACCATTGATGGAGCGGCAATGGAGGAGCAGAGCAGGCCCAAAACACCTCCACTTCCTACACAACAGACTGAGGAGGCGCAGTAG